Proteins from one Juglans microcarpa x Juglans regia isolate MS1-56 chromosome 6S, Jm3101_v1.0, whole genome shotgun sequence genomic window:
- the LOC121236466 gene encoding uncharacterized protein LOC121236466, which produces MHGIGRAVEERKRSPHMWTVPTRTIVAATADGSSSSSVNSFCKDGRRISVGDCALFKPPQDSPPFIGIIRWLAAGKEDKLKLGVNWLYRPAEVKLGKGVQLEAAPNEIFYSFHKDEIPAASLLHPCKVAFLPKGVELPSGISSFVCRQVYDITNKCLWWLTDQDYIDERQEEVDQLLYKTQIEMHATLQSDIRSPKPMSGPTSTSQLKAGSDSVQNSGSSVPTQVKGKKRERGDQSSEPVKRERTAKADDGDSNRSRLESNLKSETAKITEKGGLIDSEGVERLVQVMQPDRTEKIDLAGRSMLVGVLAATDKFDCLSRFVQLKGLPVLDEWLQEVHKGRIGDGSGSKDGDKSIEEFLLVLLRALDKLPVNLQALQMCNIGKSVNHLRTHKNLEIQKKARSLVDTWKKRVEAEMNINDAKSGSNQAVPWPAKARLPEVSHGGNRQTGASADVAMKSSVPQLSASKIAPAKVVLGESTSRCASASLGSMKSVPSPAQASTNFRDSQPQHAVGVASDLPLTTVRDEKSSSSSQSHNSQSCSSDHTKTGLSVKEDARSPTAGSMSGNKISGGSSRHRKSINGLPGSTLSGVLRESGSSGSPLNKNPASERQSQSGFSCEKALDGPIMEGNSHKLIVKIPNRVRSPAQSASGALFEDPSMVNSRASSPVLSEKQDQFDRSLKEKSDGYRANNTSDVNTESWQSNDFKDVLTGSDGGDGSPAAITDEKCCKTDDESKKLAEAKGASLSSGNELKVWNSHEASLRSINALIESCVKYSEANVSMSIGDDVGMNLLASVAAGEMSKTDLVSPTDSLQRNTPAVELSCTGSDLKVKSSPVNDLTPSHTIDGAGVEDEEQVVISSNVGLKDGGNEPTSLMSGEKPVAGDSGHFNSSSMELQLTADRFLESDGKSTETTVAATVASSPASTMEKTMDIEGAKPLHNKKAINGVNANAIVDAKEKEGGSLLDKDKVSDVVASPEVQMEAIEGSSSYPSLEIDGKNKKLMSEELNSGVKTEEKPLALIIHSEAVKGIDEVLHSSGGGKDLVPEKGIELKTEKNEETDATIHVKTETESNEPEGNAPSSPENRMLVGLGSADTNHDDKYLEKNLACKEVHKKRGRPASHKVSPAFPMQETDQHERSRGSKLTGAEADDAEEFASAAADASCLSVAGVSDMEAKVEFDLNEGFTVDDGKLGETNNFTEVGCSAAICLVSPLPFPVSSVSTGIPASITVTAAAKGPFVPPVDLLKSKGELGWKGSAATSAFRPAEPRKAPEMPQETVTISLPDATAGKNGRFPLDIDLNVPDERILEDLASQDSANELGNLSSLTNNHEMAREELIGSAPARCSEALDLDLNRVDDASDMGNYPASSGRRMDVPPVPVKSKSGGPFNDAVSACRDFDLNNGPAVDEMNAEPSPFVQLARSSLPAQLPVSGLRMSNAEMGNFSPWFHSGSNYSAVAIPSIMPDRGEQPFPVIATGGLQRWLGPTGSSNPFSPDIYRGPVLSSSPAVPFPSSPFPYPVFPFGTSFPLPSATFSGGSTAYADSSSGGKVCFPAVHPQFLGPAGAVSSHYPRPYVSFPDGSNNSSGESSRKWGRRALDLNAGPGSLDIEGRDEASLPPRQLSVASSQAIADEQARIYPMAGGVLKRKEPEGGWDGYKQSSRQ; this is translated from the exons ATGCATGGGATTGGGCGGGCTGTTGAGGAGAGGAAACGGAGTCCGCACATGTGGACAGTCCCTACGCGTACGATCGTAGCCGCCACTGCCGATGGTTCTTCTTCGTCTTCAGTTAATTCATTCTGCAAG GATGGCCGCAGAATCAGTGTTGGTGACTGTGCTCTTTTCAAACCCCCTCAGGATTCCCCACCTTTCATTGGAATAATTCGTTGGCTGGCTGCTGGTAAAGAGGATAAATTGAAGTTAGGTGTGAACTGGCTTTATCGTCCTGCTGAAGTAAAGCTTGGCAAAGGCGTCCAGTTGGAAGCTGCGCCGAACGAAATCTTCTATTCCTTTCATAAGGATGAGATTCCTGCTGCATCGCTACTCCATCCGTGTAAAGTTGCATTCCTTCCTAAAGGTGTTGAGCTTCCATCAGGGATTTCGTCATTTGTGTGTCGGCAGGTTTATGACATTACGAACAAGTGTTTATGGTGGCTGACTGATCAAGATTATATTGAT GAACGCCAGGAAGAAGTAGATCAGCTGTTATATAAAACTCAAATTGAAATGCACGCAACATTGCAGTCAGACATTCGATCTCCAAAGCCAATGAGTGGTCCTACATCAACATCTCAGCTGAAAGCTGGCTCAGATAGTGTTCAGAATAGTGGTTCCTCTGTTCCGACTCAAGTAAAGGGTAAAAAAAGGGAGCGGGGAGATCAGTCCTCTGAGCCTGTCAAACGAGAGCGTACTGCAAAAGCAGATGATGGGGATTCCAACCGCAGTAGATTGGAAAGCAATTTAAAGTCTGAAACTGCCAAAATTACAGAGAAAGGAGGGCTTATAGACTCTGAAGGGGTTGAGAGACTTGTGCAGGTTATGCAACCTGACAGAACTGAGAAAATAGATTTAGCTGGGCGGTCAATGCTTGTTGGTGTTTTAGCAGCCACAGATAAGTTTGATTGCCTTAGTCGATTCGTGCAGCTCAAGGGTCTGCCTGTATTAGACGAATGGCTCCAAGAAGTACATAAAGGGAGGATTGGTGATGGTAGTGGCTCCAAGGATGGTGATAAATCTATCGAGGAGTTTCTCTTGGTTTTACTTCGTGCACTTGATAAGCTCCCTGTAAATCTTCAGGCCTTGCAAATGTGCAACATTGGGAAATCTGTGAACCATTTGCGTACTCATAAAAACTTGGAAATCCAGAAGAAAGCAAGGAGTTTAGTTGATACCTGGAAGAAGCGTGTTGAGGCTGAAATGAACATCAATGATGCAAAGTCCGGTTCAAATCAGGCTGTCCCCTGGCCTGCCAAAGCACGTCTTCCAGAAGTTTCCCATGGTGGGAACAGACAGACAGGAGCATCCGCTGATGTTGCTATGAAGAGCTCAGTTCCACAGCTCTCTGCCTCCAAAATTGCTCCAGCTAAGGTTGTCCTGGGGGAGAGCACTTCTCGGTGCGCATCTGCATCTTTAGGGTCTATGAAATCAGTGCCATCACCTGCACAGGCTAGTACTAACTTCAGAGATAGCCAACCTCAACATGCTGTTGGAGTCGCCTCTGATCTCCCTCTGACTACCGTGAGGGATGAAAAAAGCAGCAGTTCCAGTCAGTCGCACAATAGTCAATCTTGTTCTAGTGACCATACCAAAACTGGACTTTCAGTGAAGGAGGATGCCAGGAGCCCTACCGCTGGTTCAATGAGTGGAAATAAGATATCAGGTGGTTCTTCACGGCATCGGAAGTCAATAAATGGACTCCCTGGCTCCACACTTTCTGGAGTTCTAAGGGAAAGTGGTTCAAGCGGGAGTCCCTTAAACAAAAATCCAGCCTCAGAAAGACAGTCACAATcgggattttcatgtgagaaggCACTTGATGGACCCATCATGGAGGGTAACAGTCATAAATTGATTGTTAAGATTCCAAATCGAGTTCGCAGTCCTGCACAAAGTGCCAGTGGAGCATTGTTTGAAGACCCCTCAATGGTGAATAGCAGAGCTTCTTCTCCTGTGCTTTCAGAGAAGCAAGACCAGTTTGATCGTAGCTTGAAGGAAAAGAGTGATGGTTATCGAGCTAATAATACTTCAGATGTGAATACTGAATCATGGCAGAGTAATGATTTCAAAGATGTACTGACTGGTTCAGATGGGGGTGATGGATCACCTGCTGCCATTACAGATGAAAAGTGCTGTAAGACTGATGATGAGAGTAAAAAGTTGGCAGAAGCTAAAGGTGCTTCATTATCATCAGGAAACGAACTTAAAGTTTGGAATTCACATGAGGCTTCTTTGCGCTCGATAAATGCTTTGATTGAAAGTTGTGTCAAGTACTCAGAAGCTAATGTGTCTATGTCCATTGGAGATGACGTTGGAATGAACCTGCTTGCTAGTGTGGCTGCTGGAGAGATGTCCAAGACCGATTTGGTTTCACCCACTGATTCTCTGCAAAGAAACACACCTGCAGTTGAGCTCTCATGCACAGGTAGTGATTTGAAAGTCAAGTCATCTCCTGTAAATGACCTCACTCCAAGCCACACAATTGATGGTGCTGGTGTTGAGGATGAGGAGCAGGTTGTAATTTCCAGTAATGTTGGGCTTAAAGATGGAGGTAATGAACCTACCTCTTTGATGTCCGGGGAGAAACCTGTAGCAGGGGACAGTGGGCATTTTAATTCTTCTAGTATGGAATTGCAGCTAACTGCAGATCGatttttagaaagtgatggaaAATCAACTGAAACAACAGTAGCTGCTACAGTGGCTTCCTCCCCTGCAAGCACAATGGAGAAAACCATGGATATTGAAGGAGCCAAACCTCTTCATAATAAGAAGGCAATTAATGGGGTGAATGCAAATGCCATTGTAGAtgctaaagaaaaagaaggtgGTTCTTTGTTGGACAAGGATAAGGTCAGTGATGTGGTTGCAAGTCCAGAAGTCCAGATGGAAGCCATTGAAGGGTCATCATCTTACCCATCCCTAGAAATTGATGGCAAGAACAAGAAGCTTATGAGTGAAGAGTTGAACAGTGGTGTGAAGACAGAGGAAAAGCCACTTGCTCTGATAATCCATTCTGAGGCTGTGAAAGGAATTGATGAAGTGCTGCATTCTTCTGGTGGTGGGAAAGATTTGGTTCCTGAAAAGGGCATTGAATTGAAGACTGAAAAAAATGAGGAAACAGATGCAACAATTCATGTTAAGACTGAAACAGAAAGTAACGAGCCGGAAGGTAATGCTCCATCAAGCCCTGAGAATCGAATGTTAGTTGGTTTAGGTTCAGCTGACACTAATCATGATGATAAGTATCTTGAGAAGAATTTGGCATGCAAAGAAGTTCATAAGAAACGTGGTAGACCAGCTTCTCACAAGGTGTCCCCTGCATTTCCCATGCAAGAAACAGATCAACATGAGAGGTCTAGGGGGTCCAAGTTAACTGGAGCAGAAGCAGATGATGCCGAGGAATTTGCATCAGCCGCTGCAGATGCTTCTTGTTTATCTGTTGCAGGGGTGTCTGATATGGAGGCCAAAGTGGAATTTGATTTGAATGAAGGATTTACTGTCGACGATGGAAAGCTTGGGGAGACAAATAACTTCACCGAAGTAGGATGTTCAGCTGCTATTTGTTTGGTTAGCCCATTACCTTTTCCTGTTTCTTCGGTGTCTACTGGTATTCCTGCTTCAATTACGGTGACTGCTGCTGCCAAAGGCCCCTTTGTTCCACCGGTTGACCTGTTGAAGAGTAAAGGGGAACTTGGTTGGAAGGGATCAGCAGCCACTAGTGCCTTTCGGCCTGCTGAACCTAGGAAAGCTCCTGAGATGCCTCAGGAAACTGTAACCATCTCTCTTCCTGATGCTACAGCTGGCAAGAATGGTCGCTTTCCTTTGGATATTGACTTGAATGTACCTGATGAAAGAATACTCGAGGACTTGGCTTCTCAAGATTCTGCTAATGAGCTAGGCAATTTATCTAGCCTGACCAATAACCATGAAATGGCACGTGAAGAGCTGATTGGTTCTGCTCCTGCTCGATGCTCTGAAGCACTTGATCTTGATTTGAACCGTGTTGATGATGCTTCTGATATGGGAAACTACCCCGCAAGCAGTGGTCGTAGAATGGATGTCCCACCTGTGCCAGTCAAATCAAAGTCAGGTGGCCCTTTTAATGATGCAGTTAGTGCCTGCAGGGACTTCGATTTAAACAATGGGCCTGCTGTTGATGAGATGAATGCTGAACCTTCACCTTTTGTTCAACTTGCCAGGAGCAGTTTGCCAGCCCAACTGCCTGTTTCAGGCCTTCGAATGAGCAATGCAGAAATGGGGAACTTCTCTCCGTGGTTTCATTCGGGAAGCAATTATTCAGCAGTCGCGATTCCGTCGATTATGCCTGATAGAGGGGAGCAGCCTTTTCCCGTTATTGCAACAGGTGGACTGCAAAGGTGGTTGGGTCCCACTGGTAGTAGCAACCCATTCAGTCCTGATATATACAGGGGACCAGTGTTGTCATCCTCGCCTGCAGTGCCCTTTCCTTCCAGCCCTTTTCCGTACCCCGTCTTCCCTTTTGGAACTAGCTTTCCATTGCCCTCAGCCACTTTTTCTGGTGGTTCAACAGCATATGCGGATTCATCATCTGGTGGGAAGGTTTGCTTCCCTGCAGTGCATCCACAATTTTTAGGACCTGCTGGTGCAGTTTCATCCCATTACCCCAGACCTTATGTAAGTTTTCCTGATGGTAGTAATAACAGTAGTGGTGAGAGCAGTAGGAAATGGGGTAGGCGTGCTTTAGACCTTAACGCGGGTCCTGGAAGCTTAGATATAGAAGGGAGAGATGAGGCTTCTCTTCCACCAAGGCAACTGTCTGTTGCCAGTTCACAGGCTATTGCAGACGAGCAAGCAAGGATTTATCCTATGGCTGGTGGTGTTTTGAAGAGGAAGGAGCCTGAGGGTGGGTGGGATGGGTACAAGCAATCATCGAGGCAGTAG
- the LOC121237875 gene encoding rac-like GTP-binding protein ARAC8, translating into MASSVSRFIKCVTVGDGAVGKTCMLICYTSNKFPTDYIPTVFDNFSANVVVEGTTVNLGLWDTAGQEDYNRLRPLSYRGADVFVLAFSLVSRASYENVLKKWIPELQHYAPGIPVVLVGTKLDLRDDKHYLADHPGLMPVTTAQGVELSKQIGATYYIECSSRTQQNVKAIFDAAIKVVIKPQQKQKERKKKPRRGCLSEESHLSQMKPPSLEFLPWPCHPEAAVCCRALYKGHLL; encoded by the exons ATGGCTTCAAGCGTCTCAAGGTTCATCAAGTGTGTGACAGTGGGAGATGGGGCTGTGGGGAAGACGTGCATGCTTATTTGCTACACAAGTAACAAATTCCCCACT GATTATATACCAACGGTGTTTGATAACTTCAGTGCAAATGTGGTAGTTGAAGGCACCACTGTCAACTTAGGTCTCTGGGACACGGCTG GGCAAGAGGATTACAATAGATTAAGACCATTGAGCTACAGAGGGGCAGATGTCTTTGTATTAGCTTTCTCATTAGTTAGTCGTGCAAGCTACGAAAACGTACTAAAAAAG TGGATCCCCGAACTTCAGCATTATGCCCCTGGAATTCCTGTGGTGCTGGTTGGTACCAAATTGG ATCTTCGTGATGATAAGCACTATTTGGCTGATCACCCAGGATTGATGCCTGTGACAACTGCACAG GGTGTGGAACTCTCTAAACAGATTGGTGCTACATATTATATAGAATGCAGCTCAAGAACTCAGCAG AATGTGAAAGCAATTTTTGATGCTGCAATCAAGGTGGTTATCAAGCCACAACAGAAacaaaaagagaggaagaaaaagccACGTCGCGGATGCTTATC GGAGGAGTCTCATCTGTCTCAAATGAAACCACCTAGTCTGGAATTTCTACCTTGGCCATGTCACCCAGAAGCTGCAGTCTGCTGTAGGG CTCTCTATAAAGGTCACCTGCTCTga